GACCGAGACGTAGTAGATGAACCCGGAGGCGCGCTCGAGCACCTGCGGCAGGCGCCTAGCATCGGTGGTGGGCGTGGCCAGGCGGATGAAGTCGATACCGTGGCGGGCGGCGGGCGTGCAGAGCTCGTCGTCGTGCTCCGGCGGCAGGTCCACCACGATCAGCCCGTCCACGCCGGCCTCACGCGCGTCTTCCAGAAAGCGCTCGACGCCGTAGCAGTAGATCGGGTTGTAGTAGCCCATCAGCACGATCGGCGTGTGCTGATTCTTCTCGCGAAAGCGCTTCACCATCGCCAGCGTTTTGGCCTGGGTCTGGCCCGCGTCCAGCGCGCGCAGCGCCGCTTTCTGAATCGCCGGGCCGTCGGCCATCGGGTCGCTGAAGGGCATGCCCAGCTCGATGATGTCCACGCCCGCGTCGGGCAGCCCGTCGAGCAGGCGTTGCGAGGTCTCCGGGTTCGGGTCGCCGGCAGTCAGAAAGCTTACCAGCGCCGGGCGATTCTGCGCTTTCAGCGCGGCGAAGCAGCGCTCAATACGTTGGGTGCCGACGGTCGAGTTGGCCTGGCTCATTAGAACTTGTCTCCTAGCGTGTCTTTGAGATGGTGAGCAACGCTCATCATGTCCTTGTCGCCGCGCCCGCTCAGATTGACCACCATCAGGTGATCTCGGGGTAACGTGGGCGCGCGCTTGGCGACGTCGGCCAGGGCGTGGGCGGTTTCGAGCGCCGGAATGATGCCCTCTTCGCGACAGCAGATCTGAAACGCCTCGAGCGCCTCGTCGTCGGTGGCCGAGACGTACTCGACGCGGCCCTGCTCGTGAAGCCAGGCGTGCTCGGGGCCGATGCCCGGGTAGTCGAGCCCCGCCGAGATCGAATGAGCGTCGATGATCTGGCCATCCTCGCTTTGCAGCAAGAAAGTGCGGTTGCCGTGGAGCACGCCGGGGGTGCCGCCGTTCAGGCTCGCCGCGTGCTGCCCCGTTGCCACGCCCTTGCCGCCGGCTTCGACGCCGATCATCTGCACGCTTTCATCGGCAAGGAACGGGTGGAAAAGCCCCATGGCGTTGGAACCGCCGCCGATGCAGGCGACGAGCGAATCCGGCAGGCGCCCCTCTTTCTCCTGCATCTGGCGGCGGGTTTCATGGCCAATCACCGCCTGGAAGTCGCGCACCATGGCGGGGTACGGGTGGGGGCCGGCCACGGTGCCGATGATGTAGAAGGTGTCGTCGACATTGGTCACCCAGTCGCGCAGCGCTTCGTTCATGGCGTCCTTGAGCGTGCCGGTGCCCGACGTCACGGGCACCACCTTGGCGCCTAAAAGCTTCATGCGAAACACGTTGGGCTGCTGGCGCTCGATGTCGGTGGTGCCCATGTAGATCACGCATTCGAGGCCGAAGCGCGCCGCCACCGTGGCCGTGGCCACGCCGTGCATGCCCGCGCCGGTTTCGGCAATGATGCGCTTCTTGCCCATCTGCCTGGCGAGCAGCACCTGCCCGATGCAGTTGTTGATCTTGTGCGCGCCGGTGTGATTGAGCTCTTCGCGCTTCAAGTAGATTTTCGCGCCGCCGAAGTGCTCGGTCAGCCGCTCGGCAAAATAGAGCGGGCTTGGCCGACCCACGTAGTCGGTTTGAAAGTAGGCGAGCTTGCGCTGAAACTCGGGGTCCGCCTTGGCCGCGGCGTATTCATCGCGCAGCTCGTTGATCAGCGGCATCAGCGTTTCCGCCACGAAGCGCCCGCCGAAGCGGCCGAACATACCGTTGCCATCGGGCAAGGCGGTCGAAGGAGTAAAAGGCTGGTTCATCGCGACCTCGAAGGGCTGAAAAGACGTTGCCGGCTAAGGCGTTCATTGATGTCTTTACGTTACCCGAGACGCGAGGGTCAAAAAATCGATAAGATAGCGGCTATCTGTGAGTTTTAATCAACTATCGAGAAGCCATCTTCATGCAGAATAGCCTGCCCCCGCTGAGCGCGCTGCGTGCTTTTGAGGCCACCGCGCGGCTTGGCAGCGTAAGCGGCGCCGCCGGTGAGCTCAGCGTGACCCACGGTGCGGTCAGCCGCCAGCTCAAGACGCTGGACGAACATTTTGAGACGGCGCTGTTCGCCAAATCCGGCCGGCGCCTGGTGCTGACCCCGCACGGCGAAACGCTGCAGCGCGGCCTTGGCGAGGCCTTCGCACAGCTGCGCGATAGTTGCGCATCGCTCAAGCGTGAGGTAGAGGGCGCACCCTTTACCCTGGCCTGCCCCGGCAGCCTGTTGGCGCGCTGGTTGATTCCTCGGCTCGAACCGCTGCGCCGGGCGCTGCCCGAGCTCAACCTCCAAGTGGTAGTCAGCGACACCGAACAGCCCGGCGGCCAGCAGAGCGCCAGCGCCACCCTTGCGTTTCTGGAGCCGCCCTGGCCCGTTAGCGGCGAAGTAATCGAGCTGATGGCCGAGGAGATCTGCGCGGTGGCAAGCCCGGCACTTGCCGCGCGTCTTGACGCCAATGTACCGGCGTCGCTGTTCGAACAGACGCTTCTGACGACCGCCTCACGCCCGCAGGCGTGGCCGGCCTGGGCCCACGGCCAGGGGCTCGATGAAAGCGCTCTCGACAAGGCGCTGGAACAAAGCCTGGGGTTCGACCACCTCTACTACCTGATGGAGGCCGCCGTGGCGGGGCTCGGGGTCGCGATCGCGCCCCGGCTGCTGGTGAAGGATGATCTGAAAAGCGGGCGGCTGGTCGCGCCCTGGGGAAGTATCGCCACCCCCGCCCGCCTCTGCCTGTGGCTACCCGACGAGCGCCGCACCGGCGCGGGAGAAAAGCTGGCGGCGTGGCTCGAACGGGCGCTTAAAGCATCAAATTAGCGTTTGGCGGTACTCGGCCAGCGCGGCGATATCCGAAGGCGTGGTGCGACAGCACCCGCCGATACCCGCGGCCCCGGCGGCAAGCCAGGCGGCCGCGCCCTGGACGAGGTTGGGCGGCGCGCCGTTGTGGTCGCACGCCGCCGGGTGCCAGGTTTTGGTGGCGGGTTCGTACTGCTCGCCGGAGTTGGGGTAGACCAGCACCGGCAGATCGCACGACTGTCTGATGGCCTCGATCAGCGGCGCGATATGGGCGAGTGCTGTACAGTTCACGCCGATCGCCGCCACGCCCGGGCGCCCTGCCAGGGCTCGGGCGCATTCGGCAATCGGCGTGCCGTCGCTGATGTGCGCGTCATCCTTTGCCGAGAAGGTAATCCAGGCCTGCGCGCCGGGGTGCTCGGCGAGCAGGTCGCTGATCGCCAGCGCCTCGTCAAGCGACGGCAGCGTCTCCGCCGCCAGCAGGTCCGCCCCGGCCTCCAGCAGCAGCGCAAAGCGCTCGCGGTGAAAATCGACGAGCCCGGCACGATCCAGGTCATAGCCGCCGCGGTACTCGCTGCCGTCGGCCAGGTACGCGCCATAGGGCCCCACAGAAGCTGCCACCAGCGGTTTCGGGCGCGCGCTGTCCGGCTGCCAGGCGGCGTCGCGGGCATCACACGCCAGCGTTACCGAGCGCGTAATCAGCGCGCGGGCCTTTGCCTCGGTAAGCCCTGCCTGCATGAAGCCGGGAATGGTCGCCTGGTAGCTTGCGGTGATCGCACAGTCGGCGCCGGCCTCGAAGTAAGCCTGGTGAACCTGGCGGATCTTCTCCGGCGCCTCGCTTAAGAGCCGCGCCGACCAGAGGCTATCGCCCAGATCACACCCCAACGCCTCGAGTTCGGTGGCCAGCGCCCCGTCGATCACCATGAAAGGAACGTCGCGCAGCAGGGTCTGGATGGGGTTGGCGTGCTGGCTCATGCGGGGGTCTCCTCGGCGGTGCGGGCGCGTTTGGCCGTCTGGCGGCGGTGCAGGTAGTGAATCAGATAGCAGAGTACGATGAACGGCACGCCGAAGTAGAGCGCGATGCGCTGCTGCGGATCGAAGGCAATGCCGATACAGGCGGCCAGGCAGGCGCCGAAGGCGATCAGCGGCACGAACGGGTAGCCCGGCGTGCGGTAAACCAGATCCTCGAGCTGGCCGCCTTCCCGCAGGTACTGGCGGCGAAAGTTGAACTGGCTCAGCGCGATCGCCATCCACACGATCACCACCGCAAGCCCCGAAATGGACACCAGCACCAGATACACCGACTCCGGCGCGTAAACGCTCGAGAACAGCGCCCCGAAGCCGCCGACCATGCTCAAGAGCAGCGCGTTCATGGGAATGCCGCGCTTGTTGAGCCGGCCAAGAGACTTGGGCAGCGTGCCCTGGTCCGAGAGCGTCCAGAGCATGCGCGCCGAGGCGTAGAGACCGGAGTTGGCCGCCGAGAGCAGCGCGGTGATGATCACGAAGTTCATGATGTCCGCCGCTCCCGGCACGCCGATGCGCTGGAAGACCGCGACGAACGGGCTCTGGCTGAGTCCGGCCTCGGTATGAGGCAGGAGCGCGGCGATCACCACCATGGTACCGACGAAGAACAGAATCAGCCGCCAGAGCGTGGCACGAATCGCTTTAGGGACGTTGCGCGCCGGATCCTCGGCTTCGCCGGCGGCGATGCCAATAAGCTCGGTACCGGAGAAGGCGAACATCACCGCCAGAAGCGTCATGCCGATGGTCAAAAGGCTCGGCGGCATCGCGCCCTCGCCCCACAGCGCCGAAAGCCCGGGGGAGGCCACGGTAGCGCCGGTTTCATCCTGCAGCGGCACGAAGCCGATGATCGCCGCCGCGCCGATCAACACGAAGGCGACCACCGCCAGCACCTTGATCAGCGAGAGCCAGAACTCGGATTCGGCGAAAAAACGCGAGGTGAAGGCGTTGACACCAAACACGATGACGGCGAACAGCCCGCTCCAGTACCAGCCGGGCACATCGGGAAACCAGCGGCCCATGAACACCGCCGCCGCGGTGAACTCAGAGCCCAGCGCCACCGTCCAGGTGAGCCAGTACATCCAGGCGACCATGTAGCCGGTGCCGGGGCCGATGTAGCGCGTGGCGTGGGCGCTGAATGCGCCGGAGTCCGGCATGTGCACGGCAAGCTCACCCAGGCACATCATCACAAGCCAGGCAACGATACCGCCCACCAGATACGCCAGCACCGCACCCAGCGGGCCCGCCTGCTGCACGGTGTAGCCCGAGCTCAGAAAGAGCCCCGTGCCGATCACGCCGCCAAGCGACAGCATCACCAGATGTCGCGTCTGCATGCTGCGCTTGAAGTGCGCGCCCTCTTCTCGACGCCTGGAGGGATGACGTGCCTGATCACTCATATAACGACCTTCTCGTTGGCTTATCGCATCGTTGCCGGCCCGTAAGCCGGACCTGAAAAGGAGCGCTATTCTAATTTAGAAAAAAAGAATAAAAAAACTATTTTTTAGTATTTTTTTGAATAATAGCCAACGAAACGCTAGCGCCTTACTTATGTCTTCGACCAACAAAAAAGCGCCCCGGACGGGGCGCTCGAGAAACCTAGAATGAAGTCCATTGCTCGGTATCGTGCTGACTTCCCAGAACCTGAGTCGCCTTGGGCTTGGCGATTCGCGCCGGGCTTTGAAGCGGTCGTGATGGGGTGGGCAGCGCCCCCGTTTTCAGGCCGCTCGACGCGCCCCGGAAAAACGATACCTCTTTGAGCAGCGACGCCGCCTGACGTTGAAGCGAACGGCCCGCCGCGCTGGACTCATCCACCAGGCTGGCGTTCTGCTGAGTGGCGCTATCCATCTGCGAGATAGCCGTATTGACCTGTTCGATACCCTGAGACTGCTCTCGGCTGGCCGTGGCGATCTCGGCCATCAGGGCCGAAACGCGCTGCACGCCGCCCACGATATCCTCAAGCGAACGGCCCGCGCGGTTGACCAGTTCCGAGCCGGAATCCACCTGAACGATACTGTCTTCGACCAGCGTTTTGATATCCTTGGCGGCGTTGGCGCTGCGCCCGGCCAGATTACGCACCTCGCTGGCCACGACCGCGAACCCCCGCCCTTGCTCACCGGCACGGGCGGCTTCGACCGAGGCATTGAGCGCCAGCAAGTTGGTCTGAAAAGCAATTTCATCGATCAACCCGATAATACCGGCAATTCGGCGGCTCGAGGTGTTGATCATCTCCATCGCTTCGACCGCCTGACGAGCGATCTCGCCGCCGGCATTCGCCTGCCGGCTCACGTCGCTTACCAGCTTGTCGGCCTCGGAGGCGTTCTCGGCGTTCTGGCGAACGGTGGAAGTGATTTCATCCATCGAGGCCGCCGTCTCTTCGATGCTCGCCGCCTGCTGCTGGGTACGGCTGCTCAAGTCGTCGGTACCCGCCACTATCTCATCCGCAGCGCCATTGACTGACTCTGCATTGCTACGCACCGACATTACCACCTGCGAGAACTTTATCTCCATCGTCTTCAATGCGCTCAGCATGTCGCCAAATTCATCCTTACAAGTCACGTCGATGGCATTATTGAGATTACCTTTTGCCATGTCGTTGGCGAGCTTCTGGGCCTTGCCAAGCGGCGTCATGATCCCGCGGATCAGCCATATCGCCAGCAGGATACTGATGATGATGGCCACCGCCATCACGATAATGACGAAGTTGCGTGTCCAAACGTAGTCGCGCGAGGATTGCTGATTGGCAGCAGCGGCTTGCGCGCTGTTACCGTCGGTCAACTGCTTCAGGGCCGTCAGCGCCTTGGGATAGGCTTCACGCAGCGTCGTGGTGGCAATCTGACGCGCTTGATCGAACTCGTTATCGATCATCGCCGCCATGATCGTGTCGATACCGGCACGCAGCTCGGCAAGCGAGGTAACGAACGTATTCGCGATGGCGCGCTCAGCCTCTCCAGAGACACGGCTCGGGAAGTAATCCGCCCAGGCAGCATCGATGAGGGCATCGTTGTCGGCAAGCTCTTGCTGGACGGCCAGGGCGGAGACCGGGTCACGGTCGCGCTGTTCGGCAGTTATCTTCACCCGGTTGCTGAGCAGTGCCTGATTGACCTGGCTCAGGTCGGTGAGGGTGAGCACATTGCTTTCATAGATATCGGACATGGCATTGTTGGTCTTGTTGAGGCTATGAAGACTGATTGCCCCAACCACGATCAGAACCAGCGCACACGCCGCCAAACTCACGGCAAGCCGCAGCTTGACGCTTCGATTCAGAAAAAACATAGGAGTAAGAATCTCTTGGGGACCCGGGGCGCACTGCCCTGGGTGGAAGGAAGCCAACGCGTAAACACCAGCGCCCATGGTGAGTGCGCGTTGCTGTCCGCCGCTTCGTTCACCATCCGATGATCTATCGGCGTAGCCGGCAACTAATTAAATCTTTTTGATAAAAAAATAGCCGATCTCTTACAAGCGAATGAGCCAATACATTACTGACTATTGCCGCGCTACCTGAACACTCCTTCCTGCGACCTTTTTACATGCGCCTTTTTACATGAGCTTTTTTACATCGATACGGCTTACTGGTTCGAGGCAATGAGCGTACCGCCGGCGGCCATGAATAGGCCCCCGGTCGCTCGGTTGAACCGCTGGTAGCGGCGCGGACTCTGGAACCAGCGGCTGATACTGGAGCCCAGCCCTGCGTAGGTCGACATCAGGGTGAAATCGATCACCAGCCAGGTCAACGCAAGGATGACGAACTGCTCGAGCTGCGGCTGGCTCACGTCGATGAAGTTGGGAAACAGCGCGGCGAAGAACAGCAGATCCTTGGGGTTGCTGATACCCACGGTAAAGCCGCGGCGAAAGCGCTTTTTCGCCGAGACTTTAGGCCCCGCGGCCGCTCCCGGGCTTGCCATCGGCGGGCTGGCCGTATCGCGCCAGGCCATGATGCCCAGGTAGACCAGATACGCCCCACCGACCATTTTCAGCGCGTAAAAGGCGGTTTCGGAGGTGGCCAGCACGGCGCCCAGCCCGAGCGATGAGATCGTCATCAGCACGAGCGAGGCTGCCACGCCGCCCAGCACCGTGGTGGTCGCCTGCTTGCGGCCGAACTTCAGCCCGTGGCTGGTGCATAAAAGCGCCACCGGTCCCGGGAAGATGATCAGGGCGAAAATGACGCCCATGTAGGTCAGCCACGTCAGCGTATCCACTCGATGCTCCTTTTTAATCGATGGGTCGGTCGGCAGCGATAACGGGCGCTTACGGTAACGCCCATATCGACAATACCGTATTCAAACACACTCGAATGCCCTTCGCTTGCCGGTTGCTTGAATGGATACGCCTGGCACCGCCCTTCAGGGTCGAAGTGATACGAAGTTGAGCCCGGTCGTCTTCGTGGCCGTCTCGATGGCGGCTTTCGGGTCGTCGATGCCGACCTCGACCATGCCCACCTGAGACAGATCGATCAGGCCGGCCTCGATCATGCGCCAGATCGATAGCACCGTTTCAGGCCGGTACATGCGCGAGCCGCGAATCGTCAACCGGCGGCGCAGAATCTCGCCGTAGGGCATCGGAATGTCCATGCGCACGCCGCCCATCATGACCAGGGTACCGCTGTCCCTAAGGGCGGCGAAACCGGCCAGCAGCGGGTTGGCGCTATCGGCGTCGCCCATGGTGTCGATCACGACGTGCGGGGCGCCCGCCACCGCCGTCATGGCCGAGGCGTCCTGATCGACATCGTTGGTCAAGCGAACGGGCACGACGCGCGGGTCGAGCGTGGCCAGCTTTTCGAGCGCGGCTTCGTTGCGGCCCAGCGCAATGACCCGTGAGGCGCCTTTGGCCAACGCGACCAGTACCGCCGCACCGCCCATCTGCCCGGTGGCGCCCAGAATCGCCACGATATCGCCAGGCGTCTGGCCGGACTGCTCCACGCCTTCCCCGGCAATGCCAAGCCAGGTCAGAAACGCGAGCCTCCCCGGGTCGTCGAAGTGCTCCGCTCTGGGTAGTCGTGTGACGGCTTCCTTCGGCAGCCGCGCCTTCTGCGCCATGGTGCCGTCTCGCCACTGCGTGCGCATGGCATCCACCACGTCCGATTCCAGGCCGCGCCCACCTATTTCGCCCAGCCCCATGAGGACGTCTTCCGGGTAGTCGGTATCGCCAGACTCGACCAGACAGTCGAGCGCCACGACATCGCCCACATGGACATTGAACACGTCATCCGCCTTTTCGCGCACCACGCCAACGCCGCCCGCCCCCAGCACCAACGGTACGGGCAGCGGGATGTCGGTGCTGTCGACCATGGCCATCAGGTAGGCAGGCACATGCACCGCTCGCACATCCACGATGACGGATCCGGGCAAACATATCGGGTCAGGGCGCTCGGCGCAGACGAGCGGAGCCTTCAGGGATTCCTTGTACCAGGCTTTCATCAGCCATTACTCCTCGAGGGGGAAAACATGAAATGGGGGTGGCCATGACAGCCACGGCACAAGGCTAATACCTCAACTAAAGATGAGGTCAACAGGTTTATTTTTCTCCTCGATCGCTGTATTAAAGAGAGATGTATTTTAAATGGATCAAGCAAACTCGAGGTTTGAACGTTCATGGCTACCGACCTTTCGGTGGGAGACGTCGCCAAGCGCAGCGGCGTGCGGGTATCGACGCTCCACTTCTACGAGTCCAAGGGGCTGATTCAGTCCTGGCGTACCGGCGGCAACCAGCGCCGCTATCCGCGCAGCGTGCTGCGCCGCATCGCAGTGATTCGCATCGCTCAGCGCGCCGGTATTCCGCTGGCGATGACCAAGGAGCATCTCGACTCGATTCCTTCCGATCGTCAGCTAAGCGCGGCGGACTGGCAGGCGATCACGGCGACCTGGCGCCAGGAGATCGACCGTCGCGTGGAGAGCCTGATGCAGCTTCGCAATCAGATGGATCGCTGCATCGGCTGCGGCTGCCTGTCGCTTGCCGACTGCCCGCTGCGCAACCCGGACGACCACCTGGCCGAGGAAGGCCCGGGGGCCCGGTTACTGGTTTCGTCGACTGACTAGCACGACGCTGAGCGCAGCAGGCTGTCGTTTGGAATGGCGTGAGAAACCGGGTAGGGTCATCGGTCACCCGTTCACGCTCTTCATGAAAAAAGGGAGTTGTCATGAAACGTCACGCAACGCTTGCCGTACGCTTAAGTTTTTTCGCTGTTGCCGTTACCCACACCGCCCAGGCCGATACCCCGGCACTTTCGCAGCAGCTTGAGGATCTTCAGTCGTTCCAGGTCATCGCCCATCGGGGCGCCAGCGGCCACGCGCCGGAAAGCAGCATGGCAGCACTGGAGCTCGCCCACGCCTGGGGAGCGGACTATCTGGAGCTGGACATTCAGATGACTAGCGATGGCGAGCTGGTCGCCTTTCACGACGACACGCTCGAGCGCACCAGCAACGGTGAGGGCCACATCAACGATCACACGCTGGCCGAGCTGAAGGCGCTGGATGCCGGTAGCTGGTTCAATGAGGCCCACCCGGCGCTGGCCAACCCCGCTTATGAGGGCGCCCATATCCTGACGCTGGAAGAGGTGCTCAATCGCTTCGACGAGGACGTCCGTTTTTATCTGGAAACCAAATCCCCCGAGCTCAATCCGGGCGTGGAAGAGGGGCTGGTGCGCCGGCTGGAAGCCTATGACATGATCGAGACCGGCCGAGTACTGATCCAGTCCTTCGATCAGGCGAGTCTTTTGAAGATTCACGACCTGAACCCGGACATCCCGCTGATTCAGCTGGTGTGGTACTCCCCGGCCGAGGAGAGCGAAGGCCGCTTGACGGAGTGGACAGGCGTCACCCCAGGCCCCGGCGAGATCACCGATGAGGATTTCCAGCGCGTGGCGGATTACGCCGTGGGGCTCGGCACCAACTACCTGTATGACGGCGAGCCGGTCATCAGCCAAGCGTTCGTTCAGCAGGCTCAGGAGAACGGCCTGGCGGTGCACGTCTACACGGTCAACGAGGTCGATGAAATGCAGCGGCTCATCGACTGGGGCATGAACGGCCTGTTCACCGACTACCCGGATCGGCTGATCGAGCTGACCGAGTAACACGCCTTCTCGCCCGGCCGCGGCCCAAACGCTCAAGGGCGCATCCTTAGAGCCGCTCGATGACCTGCTCTACCTGCCGGCGCGCCTCCCCCTGCAGGGTTTTGAGCGGCATCGGAAGGCTCGGGCGGCTCACGACCCCCAATACTTCGGCAACGGTGGCGGTGACGCGAAGACTTCCACCGTGCTCACGATAAAGCGCCCAAAACGGTTCGAGCTCGCTTGAAAGCGTGAGCGCCGTTTCACGATCGCCGGACCGAGCGGCGCGAATGATCGCCATCGCCCGCTCTGGAAAGAGCCCGCCGAGTACGGAGTACCACGCCTGACACCCGGCGCATAGCCCGACCGCCGCGACCGGATCGCCACTGATGCCGAGCGTGACCTCTTGCGGAATTAGCGCGCGAAGCCGTTCAATGCGCGCCCGGGCCTCTGCGATATTCCCGGCCACCGGCGGTATCTTGATCGACGCCACTTGAGGCAGTACGGCGATACGCCCATGCAGCTCATCGCTGAAGGAGAAATGCGTGGTGCCCGGGTTGTCGTAGACGCAAAGCGGTACGTCGATCGAGGCGCATACGGTCTGGTAGTGATCGAACACCTCGTCACCGGTAAGCTTCTGATAGGAGACTGGCGCCAGCAGCACACCGCTTGCGCCCGCTTTCTGAGCGTCCTCGGCCAACGCGATTACCTCGCGAGTGGCAAGCGCCCCGATACCGGCCACCACCGGCACGCCTTCGGCGTTTTCCACGGCCAGCTGAATCACGCGAGCGCGCTGCTCGCGGGTCAGATACATGTAGTTGCCGGTCGAGCCCAGCACGCCGATGGAATCCACCCGGGCGGCCGCCAGACGCTTTACCAGACCCACGAATTCGTCATCGCGAACGCCCTGCTCGCCCATGGGCGTCAAGGGGAAGGCGCTGAGGCCGGTGAACATGGGCAATATCCTCAATATGAAAAGTGGGCGCCGCGTATGTCGTCTTGAAACGCTAGCGGGGGACAGGTATCGGATACTCTATCGAACGGCAGCGCTCTACCCCTTTAGCCGCTCTTCGTGGCTTTTAACGTAATCGGGATCGATCAGTTTGCGCAGTTTCACGCACAGGATATAGACCAGCGAGCCGATGGCAAAGGCGATGGCAATGGGCACGAAGATGGCCAACAACCCGGTAAATAACCCGAGCCCGTAAGCATCGGCGAGCGGAACCGAGTAACGGATCATCAGCACCAGGCTCAATAGTATCGAAGGGCCGATGATCAACGCGTGGGCCAGAAAGTAGCGATAGAAATAGCTCCGGCCGTATCGTGTGTAGACGCCGTCGATATCGACCTTGATCTCATTTTCCTCGTCGCTTTCGAGCTTGAGCAGGATGGCCTCGCGCTTTTTCTTCAGCGCCAGCGGTGTCCCCTCAAACGTCTCAAAAGAGAGCTCAACTACGTGCGCCTCGAAGGGCTTGCCGACAAAGGGCATGAAGGTGTATTCCGTATCCAGTGGCCTGATGAATTCAAAGTCGCCAATGCTGTGGAAATACAGCGTGGTTCTGCCGTTATACGTGGCATAGGAGACTGCCTGCTGCTCCATGACGCCCTTGATCATCGTCACTCGATCCGCCGTCTTGAGCCTTCGCTTTGTCCCCTCCCGGATCATCCCCCGCGCGATATATCCCAGAAGCCCTGTCGTTGCCGCCGCGATTAAAACGCCCACGATTTGAAAGCGGATCAAAAGCCCCAGCGTGAGCACTAAAAGCGCAATGCCCATCAGCCCGAACACGGCGCCGACGATGGCCGTTACGTGAAGCCCCATACGCTTGTAAAGCGCCACCTGGTGAACGTGGAACCGCTCGTTGGGCGTCATGGCGCGCTCACCGACCACACTTTCCTTGCCCATCAACTGCT
The window above is part of the Halomonas sp. GD1P12 genome. Proteins encoded here:
- the trpA gene encoding tryptophan synthase subunit alpha, whose amino-acid sequence is MSQANSTVGTQRIERCFAALKAQNRPALVSFLTAGDPNPETSQRLLDGLPDAGVDIIELGMPFSDPMADGPAIQKAALRALDAGQTQAKTLAMVKRFREKNQHTPIVLMGYYNPIYCYGVERFLEDAREAGVDGLIVVDLPPEHDDELCTPAARHGIDFIRLATPTTDARRLPQVLERASGFIYYVSVAGVTGVGAATPESIERAVVDLKRHTQLPVGVGFGIRTPEQAASIGRFSDAVVVGSALVERIEHATTGDEAVEGVHGLARELADSVRRCREEETVS
- the trpB gene encoding tryptophan synthase subunit beta; the encoded protein is MNQPFTPSTALPDGNGMFGRFGGRFVAETLMPLINELRDEYAAAKADPEFQRKLAYFQTDYVGRPSPLYFAERLTEHFGGAKIYLKREELNHTGAHKINNCIGQVLLARQMGKKRIIAETGAGMHGVATATVAARFGLECVIYMGTTDIERQQPNVFRMKLLGAKVVPVTSGTGTLKDAMNEALRDWVTNVDDTFYIIGTVAGPHPYPAMVRDFQAVIGHETRRQMQEKEGRLPDSLVACIGGGSNAMGLFHPFLADESVQMIGVEAGGKGVATGQHAASLNGGTPGVLHGNRTFLLQSEDGQIIDAHSISAGLDYPGIGPEHAWLHEQGRVEYVSATDDEALEAFQICCREEGIIPALETAHALADVAKRAPTLPRDHLMVVNLSGRGDKDMMSVAHHLKDTLGDKF
- a CDS encoding LysR family transcriptional regulator, giving the protein MQNSLPPLSALRAFEATARLGSVSGAAGELSVTHGAVSRQLKTLDEHFETALFAKSGRRLVLTPHGETLQRGLGEAFAQLRDSCASLKREVEGAPFTLACPGSLLARWLIPRLEPLRRALPELNLQVVVSDTEQPGGQQSASATLAFLEPPWPVSGEVIELMAEEICAVASPALAARLDANVPASLFEQTLLTTASRPQAWPAWAHGQGLDESALDKALEQSLGFDHLYYLMEAAVAGLGVAIAPRLLVKDDLKSGRLVAPWGSIATPARLCLWLPDERRTGAGEKLAAWLERALKASN
- the mmuM gene encoding homocysteine S-methyltransferase encodes the protein MSQHANPIQTLLRDVPFMVIDGALATELEALGCDLGDSLWSARLLSEAPEKIRQVHQAYFEAGADCAITASYQATIPGFMQAGLTEAKARALITRSVTLACDARDAAWQPDSARPKPLVAASVGPYGAYLADGSEYRGGYDLDRAGLVDFHRERFALLLEAGADLLAAETLPSLDEALAISDLLAEHPGAQAWITFSAKDDAHISDGTPIAECARALAGRPGVAAIGVNCTALAHIAPLIEAIRQSCDLPVLVYPNSGEQYEPATKTWHPAACDHNGAPPNLVQGAAAWLAAGAAGIGGCCRTTPSDIAALAEYRQTLI
- a CDS encoding amino acid permease — its product is MSDQARHPSRRREEGAHFKRSMQTRHLVMLSLGGVIGTGLFLSSGYTVQQAGPLGAVLAYLVGGIVAWLVMMCLGELAVHMPDSGAFSAHATRYIGPGTGYMVAWMYWLTWTVALGSEFTAAAVFMGRWFPDVPGWYWSGLFAVIVFGVNAFTSRFFAESEFWLSLIKVLAVVAFVLIGAAAIIGFVPLQDETGATVASPGLSALWGEGAMPPSLLTIGMTLLAVMFAFSGTELIGIAAGEAEDPARNVPKAIRATLWRLILFFVGTMVVIAALLPHTEAGLSQSPFVAVFQRIGVPGAADIMNFVIITALLSAANSGLYASARMLWTLSDQGTLPKSLGRLNKRGIPMNALLLSMVGGFGALFSSVYAPESVYLVLVSISGLAVVIVWMAIALSQFNFRRQYLREGGQLEDLVYRTPGYPFVPLIAFGACLAACIGIAFDPQQRIALYFGVPFIVLCYLIHYLHRRQTAKRARTAEETPA
- a CDS encoding methyl-accepting chemotaxis protein, translated to MGAGVYALASFHPGQCAPGPQEILTPMFFLNRSVKLRLAVSLAACALVLIVVGAISLHSLNKTNNAMSDIYESNVLTLTDLSQVNQALLSNRVKITAEQRDRDPVSALAVQQELADNDALIDAAWADYFPSRVSGEAERAIANTFVTSLAELRAGIDTIMAAMIDNEFDQARQIATTTLREAYPKALTALKQLTDGNSAQAAAANQQSSRDYVWTRNFVIIVMAVAIIISILLAIWLIRGIMTPLGKAQKLANDMAKGNLNNAIDVTCKDEFGDMLSALKTMEIKFSQVVMSVRSNAESVNGAADEIVAGTDDLSSRTQQQAASIEETAASMDEITSTVRQNAENASEADKLVSDVSRQANAGGEIARQAVEAMEMINTSSRRIAGIIGLIDEIAFQTNLLALNASVEAARAGEQGRGFAVVASEVRNLAGRSANAAKDIKTLVEDSIVQVDSGSELVNRAGRSLEDIVGGVQRVSALMAEIATASREQSQGIEQVNTAISQMDSATQQNASLVDESSAAGRSLQRQAASLLKEVSFFRGASSGLKTGALPTPSRPLQSPARIAKPKATQVLGSQHDTEQWTSF
- a CDS encoding LysE family translocator codes for the protein MDTLTWLTYMGVIFALIIFPGPVALLCTSHGLKFGRKQATTTVLGGVAASLVLMTISSLGLGAVLATSETAFYALKMVGGAYLVYLGIMAWRDTASPPMASPGAAAGPKVSAKKRFRRGFTVGISNPKDLLFFAALFPNFIDVSQPQLEQFVILALTWLVIDFTLMSTYAGLGSSISRWFQSPRRYQRFNRATGGLFMAAGGTLIASNQ